Proteins encoded together in one Miscanthus floridulus cultivar M001 chromosome 16, ASM1932011v1, whole genome shotgun sequence window:
- the LOC136514376 gene encoding protein RESTRICTED TEV MOVEMENT 2-like, giving the protein MATAGSKQGGGCCKPPAAVADQEFDPRYEWQENATSFILRIHLSGFRKQDFRVQVDGAGRLTVRGQRSDAAANPRHSRFSKVFQLPSTSNLDDIAGRFDAGVLTLTVPKRLPASQQQHVQDLAAAKQQAKAPPAGDAKPTPPQDQRKAKEDEDAKKPKDDAIPKPKAKDEDATTKKPAAEQQVVDAKSGKPEPEQQHKAAAPPPPAVRKEEGKPKPGAAAAAPAPAAATDTKEQAATPKPAPPPPQADAERKAVDPESLAERVNRCAEEERAKAAAEAAAAEEAERQRKACRGFKERVTEELQGLAGSEWAEGLVETVKKNREVIAVAVAAFSLGVFVSSRLFCRSSRN; this is encoded by the exons ATGGCCACCGCCGGCAGCAAGCAAGGAGGAGGCTGCTGCAAGCCGCCTGCAGCAGTAGCTGATCAGGAGTTCGACCCGAGGTACGAGTGGCAGGAGAACGCCACCAGCTTCATCCTCCGCATCCACCTCTCAG GCTTCAGGAAACAAGATTTCAGGGTGCAAGTCGACGGCGCCGGCCGCCTCACCGTCCGCGGCCAGCGCTCCGACGCCGCCGCCAACCCCAGGCACTCCCGCTTCAGCAAGGTCTTCCAGCTGCCCTCCACCTCCAACCTCGACGACATTGCCGGACGCTTCGACGCCGGAGTCCTCACGCTCACCGTGCCCAAGCGCCTGCCTGCGTCGCAGCAGCAGCATGTCCAAGATCTGGCGGCGGCCAAGCAGCAGGCAAAGGCGCCACCGGCCGGGGACGCCAAGCCGACGCCGCCGCAGGACCAGCGCAAGGCAAAGGAAGACGAGGACGCCAAGAAGCCCAAGGACGACGCCATTCCCAAGCCCAAGGCCAAGGACGAGGATGCTACCACCAAGAAGCCCGCTGCCGAGCAGCAGGTGGTGGACGCCAAGAGCGGCAAACCGGAGCCAGAGCAGCAGCACAAGGCGGCGGCGCCACCACCACCCGCCGTGAGGAAGGAGGAAGGCAAGCCCAAACCCGGCGCCGCTGCAGCTGCACCAGCACCGGCAGCGGCAACCGACACGAAGGAGCAGGCCGCCACGCCcaagcccgcgccgccgccgccgcaggctgATGCCGAGAGGAAGGCGGTCGATCCGGAGAGCCTGGCGGAGAGGGTGAATCGGTGCGCCGAGGAAGAGCGGGCcaaggctgctgcggaggcggctGCAGCAGAGGAGGCGGAGCGCCAGAGGAAGGCGTGCCGTGGCTTCAAGGAGCGCGTGACGGAGGAGCTGCAGGGGCTGGCGGGATCCGAGTGGGCGGAGGGCCTCGTGGAGACGGTGAAGAAGAACAGGGAGGtgatcgccgtcgccgtcgccgccttctCCCTTGGCGTCTTCGTCTCCAGCAGGCTCTTCTGCAGGTCCAGCAGGAACTAA
- the LOC136512892 gene encoding ATP-dependent Clp protease proteolytic subunit-related protein 1, chloroplastic-like — MALALRCPPAATSSRSPFLPSSSPAPPGRLPRRPPASWKCHGYYGDGGFRKSYDHIPKQFREENLKDGLMDNYKNVPQFLYGLSSAQMEMFMNDDNPYNRQSQKVTEESVSAARSYDEFGMYTLSGMHEGPASYSMGMGMGGSMSMSMGRGGTGYRRMRSSAPDLPSLLLDSRIIFLGMPIVPAVTELIAAQFLWLDYDDRTKPIYLYINSTGTMDENNELVASETDAYAIADFINRSKSKVYTINLSMAYGQAAMLLSLGVKGKRGVLPNSITKLHLPKVHKSGGAAIDMWIKAKELDTNTDYYLELLSKGVSKPKEELAEFLKGPRYFRAQEAIDYGLADTILHSLDGSFKPKDLTAQLAKAQEMRQSGKRAAAGAGRWSTPTAPR; from the exons ATGGCGCTTGCGCTGCGCTGCCcccccgccgccacctcctcCCGGAGCCCCTTCCTGCCGTCGTCCTCCCCGGCCCCGCCGGGGAGGCTCCCGAGGAGGCCGCCCGCAAGTTGGAAGTGCCACGGCTACTACGGCGACGGCGGATTCCGCAAGAGCTACGACCACATCCCCAAGCAGTTCCGCGAGGAGAACCTCAAGGATGGAT TGATGGATAATTACAAGAATGTTCCTCAATTCCTTTACGGATTAAGTTCTGCACAGATGGAAATGTTTATGAATGACGACAATCCTTATAATCGGCAATCCCAGAAAGTTACAGAG GAAAGCGTATCTGCTGCTAGGAGTTACGATGAGTTTGGTATGTACACCTTGTCAGGCATGCATGAGGGACCTGCAAGTTACAGCATGGGTATGGGCATGGGGGgcagcatgagcatgagcatgggCAGAGGAGGGACAGGGTATAGAAGAATGAGAAGCTCTGCTCCAGATCTGCCATCATTGCTACTGGACTCTCGAATTATATTTCTTGGAATGCCT ATTGTTCCAGCAGTAACTGAGCTTATTGCTGCTCAATTTCTTTGGCTAGACTACGATGACCGCACAAAACCCATTTATCTGTATATAAACTCCACTGGAACTATG GATGAGAATAATGAGCTTGTTGCATCTGAAACTGATGCTTATGCAATTGCTGATTTTATCAAT CGAAGCAAATCCAAGGTTTACACAATCAATCTTAGCATGGCGTATGGTCAGGCTGCGATGCTTCTTTCCCTTGGTGTCAAGGGTAAAAGAGGAGTGCTGCCAAATTCAATCA CTAAATTACACCTGCCTAAGGTGCACAAATCTGGTGGAGCTGCCATCGATATGTGGATTAAG GCAAAAGAGTTAGATACAAACACAGATTACTACCTCGAACTATTGTCTAAAGGAGTTAGTAAACCAAAGGAAGAGCTTGCTGAATTCCTTAAGGGCCCGAGGTACTTCAGAGCACAAGAGGCTATTGATTATGGACTTGCTGATACGATCTTGCACTCACTGGATGGTTCTTTCAAGCCAAAG GATCTGACTGCGCAGCTGGCCAAAGCACAGGAGATGAGGCAATCAGGTAAGCGTGCAGCTGCTGGAGCTGGGAGATGGTCAACTCCAACCGCACCCAGATAG